A region from the Drosophila takahashii strain IR98-3 E-12201 chromosome 2L, DtakHiC1v2, whole genome shotgun sequence genome encodes:
- the LOC108064170 gene encoding uncharacterized protein: MDHQPQVVQQLEGLKSFYTRDWPKYCKEYYCLDTFLDLHKWDSQLKDVKLYALPNLELGLFVIVDRYQIFVGFLEAESSESVLKESLLKLDFFGMNQFASMPKRYFTVATDIIKAKNLKLDIDIITYSMILRKEEALCLQVKPTVGFSLKSLSLEDAQVIYENWKYSEHDGLSFIQRQICYNTSVGLYKDEDNELVAWCIKAQDGLLAALQVKPSYQRRGFGATIVKEYSRREAEQGRDTITEIVFSENKASLNLFQKLGFRINDQCHWLYTVATNEV, translated from the exons ATGGATCACCAACCGCAAGTCGTCCAGCAGCTGGAGGGTCTTAAAAGTTTTTACACCCGAGATTGGCCAAAATATTGCAAGGAATATTACTGCCTGGATACTTTTCTGGATCTTCATAAATGGGACTCTCAATTGAAGGATGTCAAACTTTACGCTCTTCCCAATCTAGAACTCGGATTATTTGTGATTGTG GATCGTTATCAAATTTTTGTGGGTTTTTTGGAGGCTGAAAGCTCCGAAAGTGTTCTCAAGGAATCCCTATTGAAACTGGACTTTTTTGGAATGAATCAATTTGCTTCTATGCctaaaagatattttactgTTGCAACCGATATTATTAAGgcgaaaaatttgaaattggaTATCGATATTATAACCTATTCCATGATTTTAAGGAAAGAAGAGGCCCTGTGCCTTCAAGTGAA ACCAACAGTTGGCTTCTCCTTAAAGTCTTTAAGTCTAGAGGATGCTCAAGTGATTTACGAGAATTGGAAATATAGTGAACATGACGGCCTTTCCTTTATTCAACGGCAAATTTGTTATAACACCAGTGTGGGCTTGTATAAGGACGAAGACAATGAACTTGTCGCTTGGtgtataaa GGCTCAGGATGGATTATTGGCTGCCCTTCAAGTCAAACCCTCCTACCAACGTCGAGGTTTTGGTGCTACGATTGTGAAAGAATACTCTAGACGAGAGGCTGAGCAAGGTCGTGACACAATCACCgaaattgttttttcagaaaacaaGGCATCGTTAAATCTGTTCCAAAAATTGGGCTTTAGGATCAACGACCAGTGTCATTGGTTGTACACGGTAGCCacaaatgaagtttga
- the tadr gene encoding solute carrier family 7 member 14, with product MSSGSLLDVLCSGSGARLALGTSVISYLIVYNEASAQSLLFAVLLATIYGTMSARCKTSLRSLQMPYVRATNKFDFGCLFLATWLDALAAMCACAALARTLSACLDAMTGGLARILILGRNAPANEPWPDVLGVSVVFLVTGMFMLGLEHSRAFSLILTLGMFGLNAILSAVGWWRGDMLAWSTENYFQPDGISSVFLATALLTYSFPSDWPQQHRSGRFTATLITGLVSISLLLTAICLSTVVHYKTHEEYVAVPLFNILDESGFHKLVPASACMLLLTSSAAFLELFPELYGIVVRLATSEWRILSKQISYESSESGNPVLAVFIGGSMCAMLAFACPLQHLSYTLAAGHMGGVFLRAFYLLYTPYRPKFMAPSSESSLSYSRLSTAPIAKSSSYSSAATSSSSRLKRSLWKIGLPKHSGLKKPKTKPRNKQELEKEWLLLGEPTSPCPQREGRDVESTILSDGEPPPSDFEYPDKFDKSDSDTSTDIDAIVDEYREKIKVTTAGPLERSVRVPTVSSWRVTMFAIVVIGLGIALCIAGLMMHWAPAALTGGIGVLIVTIMMGFIPKYTGSVINVSPVICGMSLLMGVILFSGCAVHSWPGLLIWLLAGLILVVRCDKYCCNCFEHTTMLNAQLIPSVSGKTNAGSASGSVSNLAGPSTSIRIPRPPKGVGVVGLPQRINGHR from the exons ATGTCGAGTGGCAG CCTGCTGGACGTGCTCTGCAGTGGAAGTGGCGCCCGCTTGGCCCTGGGAACCTCGGTAATATCGTATCTGATTGTCTACAATGAAGCATCCGCTCAGAGCCTGCTCTTTGCCGTCCTTTTGGCCACCATCTATGGCACAATGTCGG CTCGTTGCAAAACAAGTCTTCGCAGCCTGCAAATGCCGTATGTGAGGGCCACGAATAAGTTTGACTTTGGCTGTTTGTTCTTGGCCACCTGGCTGGATGCTCTGGCCGCCATGTGTGCCTGTGCGGCCCTGGCCAGGACTCTCAGCGCCTGTTTGGATGCCATGACCGGAGGTCTGGCCAGGATCCTTATATTGG gCCGTAATGCACCCGCGAATGAGCCGTGGCCGGATGTTCTTGGCGTCTCTGTTGTCTTCCTTGTCACTGGGATGTTCATGCTGGGCCTGGAG CACTCGAGGGCCTTCAGCCTCATCCTAACACTCGGAATGTTCGGTTTGAATGCCATTCTAAGCGCCGTCGGCTGGTGGCGAGGCGACATGTTGGCCTGGTCTACGGAGAACTACTTCCAGCCCGATGGCATTAGCAGT GTCTTCCTGGCCACTGCCCTGCTCACATACTCCTTCCCCAGCGATTGGCCCCAACAACATCGAAGCGGACGATTCACGGCGACCTTAATCACGGGATTGGTCAGTATTTCGCTGCTGCTGACTGCCATTTGTCTCTCCACAGTGGTGCACTACAA aaCCCATGAAGAGTATGTAGCCGTGCCTTTGTTCAACATCCTAGATGAAAGTGGCTTCCATAAGTTGGTGCCTGCCTCGGCTTGTATGTTGCTTCTGACAAGTTCGGCGGCATTTCTGGAGCTTTTTCCGGAACTATATGGCATTGTGGTGCGCTTGGCCACCTCGGAGTGGAGGATACTGTCCAAGCAGATCAGTTACGAGAGCTCGGAGAGTGGAAATCCCGTGCTGGCCGTTTTCATTGGCGGCAGCATGTGCGCCATGTTGGCCTTCGCCTGTCCATTGCAACATCTTAGCTACACACTGGCCGCTGGCCACATGGGCGGGGTATTCCTACGGGCCTTCTATCTCCTGTATACCCCGTATAGACCCAAGTTCATGGCGCCCAGCAGCGAGTCTTCACTGTCGTACAGTCGTCTCTCCACAGCTCCGATTGCCAAGAGTAGCAGTTACAGCAGTGCAGCAACTTCCAGTTCGAGTCGCTTGAAGAGGAGCCTCTGGAAGATCGGTCTACCCAAGCACAGTGGTTTGAAAAAGCCAAAGACAAAGCCCCGAAATAAACAGGAGCTCGAAAAGGAGTGGCTGCTCCTGGGCGAACCCACTTCGCCTTGTCCCCAACGAGAGGGCCGAGATGTGGAATCCACCATTCTGTCCGATGGAGAGCCACCG ccatCTGACTTTGAGTACCCCGATAAGTTTGACAAGAGCGATTCGGACACCTCAACGGACATTGATGCCATTGTGGACGAGTATCGTGAGAAGATCAAG GTAACCACAGCGGGTCCTTTGGAGCGCAGTGTGCGAGTGCCAACAGTGAGCTCCTGGCGCGTGACCATGTTCGCCATTGTGGTGATTGGATTGGGCATAGCCCTCTGCATTGCCGGTCTGATGATGCACTGGGCACCGGCTGCCTTGACCGGTGGAATCGGGGTACTGATCGTGACTATAATGATGGGATTTATACCCAAATATACGGGCAGTGTGATCAACGTGAGTCCCGTGATCTGTGGAATGTCGCTGCTGATGGGCGTGATCCTGTTCAGTGGATGTGCCGTACATTCCTGGCCGGGATTGCTCATCTGGTTGTTGGCCGGACTCATTCTGGTGGTCAGATGCGATAAATACTGCTGCAATTGCTTCGAGCACACGACCATGCTGAATGCCCAGTTGATACCCAGTGTCTCGGGGAAAACCAACGCGGGATCTGCATCGGGATCGGTTTCGAACCTGGCCGGTCCGTCCACCAGCATCCGGATACCCAGACCGCCcaagggagtgggcgtggtcgGCCTGCCGCAGCGCATCAATGGCCACAGATGA
- the LOC108064097 gene encoding uncharacterized protein, which translates to MSKDQYNPILSRKNRTELFTTEECKEILSNLLADKNEQGFLVNFDIVPATEHVGFLGEYYHLQLRYQLKDQKDVQTSRLFVKSVIFQNADMKFYMEKIGLVKKEIKLYELLNKLKKFSPHVWCAKCYFTRKDLFVMQNVEDMGYVALPSETRFLSENQMGPILKSLATLHASSIAYEKQEGKTIGVELREWLKEVSVDPDIEWYTTGLRAVLAVAATHPDVLDNANAQEFIATQLPRFLDKVYYMVNPSPVHRNVFVHRDAWGANVFYHREQPQEKRSVLVDFQLCRYAPPAMDFHLVSYLNLEPSNRKQMIESLTQTYYTALTEELRDMGIDPNQEQLSRQEFEQSLKDFALFGVTYNCIAATILRLPDNYLKNLKDERPEDFHRFCNVDRTEDVLRLMKEHSEFAHYMYECVGDLLALTYHKQN; encoded by the exons ATGAGTAAAGACCAATACAACCCAATTCTATCACGAAAAAATCGCACGGAATTGTTTACTACAGAAGAGTGTAAAGAGATTTTATCAAATTTATTGGCCGATAAGAATGAGCAGGGGTTTTTAGTAAATTTTGATATAGTGCCAGCCACAGAACATGTTGGTTTTCTGGGTGAATACTATCACTTGCAACTCCGGTATCAGTTAAAAGATCAGAAAGATGTGCAAACTTCTCGATTGTTTGTCAAGTCAGTGATCTTCCAAAATGCTGATATGAAATTCTATATGGAGAAAATTGGCTTAGTCAAGAAGGAAATAAAGCTGTATGAATTGCTGAACAAACTTAAGAAATTtt CACCTCATGTTTGGTGTGCCAAGTGCTACTTCACCCGAAAAGATCTGtttgtaatgcaaaatgtGGAGGATATGGGCTATGTGGCTCTACCTTCGGAAACTCGCTTCCTAAGTGAGAATCAGATGGGCCCCATTTTGAAATCCTTGGCCACTTTGCATGCCAGTAGTATTGCCTACGAAAAGCAAGAGGGGAAAACCATTGGAGTGGAGTTGAGAGAGTGGCTCAAAGAAGTGTCTGTGGATCCGGATATTGAATGGTATACTACGGGTTTACGA GCTGTCCTAGCTGTGGCTGCCACCCATCCGGATGTCTTGGATAATGCCAACGCCCAAGAGTTTATAGCCACCCAGCTGCCAAGATTTCTGGACAAGGTGTACTATATGGTTAATCCGTCGCCAGTTCATAGGAACGTCTTCGTTCACCGAGACGCCTGGGGTGCGAATGTCTTCTATCATCGGGAGCAGCCGCAGGAGAAAAGATCTGTTCTCGTGGACTTTCAACTGTGTCGATATGCCCCACCTGCCATGGACTTTCACCTGGTCAGCTATCTAAATCTAGAGCCTTCAAATCGAAAACAGATGATTGAGAGTCTGACCCAAACGTATTATACCGCATTGACTGAGGAACTTCGAGATATGGGCATTGATCCTAATCAGGAACAATTAAGTCGACAGGAATTTGAGCAATCTCTCAAGGACTTTGCTTTATTTGGAGTGACGTACAATTGCATAGCAGCCACTATACTTCGATTACCTGATAATTACCTGAAAAACCTAAAGGATGAACGCCCGGAGGACTTCCATCGATTTTGTAATGTGGACCGCACGGAAGATGTTCTCCGTTTGATGAAAGAACATTCGGAGTTTGCTCATTATATGTACGAATGTGTGGGGGATTTGCTGGCCCTGACATATCATAAACAAAACTGA
- the LOC123002887 gene encoding uncharacterized protein isoform X2, with product MPQQSAELAKEDIFQKESWLYDTLLKQMQTFSNIKWSADCIYTRNNLMVLEDIKLKGFRAAGSAGFNEVLMQQLIKSVAAFHAASLVYEHQTKTNIGQAYGDHLLEITVASEIAWFTTGLSAVLAAVRSLPQYQGNRELSFIDNQLLNIMEKIYEQAAPSKKYRNVLCHRDLWAGNIFFPPESTGPALLIDFQTCRYTPPASDLNFCLYMNLSSGKRKLIENKCIDLYQKYLVQNLTDFDLEDLAISKSELTESYEEFRLFGVVYRAVAATVVKVPTEFVTNDFKYVDRSKVILSYMKANQEFGSYMEECCVDVMEMALARANM from the exons ATGCCCCAGCAAAGTGCCGAGTTAGCTAAAGAGgacattttccaaaaagagTCCTGGCTCTACGATACTCTCCTAAAACAAATGCAAACATTTT CCAACATAAAATGGAGTGCTGATTGCATTTACACCCGAAATAATTTAATGGTTCTGGAGGACATTAAACTGAAGGGCTTCAGAGCAGCCGGGTCCGCAGGATTCAATGAGGTTCTGATGCAGCAACTGATTAAATCGGTTGCAGCATTCCATGCAGCAAGTTTGGTCTACGAACATCAAACTAAAACCAATATAGGACAGGCATATGGTGATCATTTGCTGGAAATCACTGTAGCCTCGGAAATAGCCTGGTTCACCACAGGACTCTCGGCTGTCCTGGCTGCTGTTCGAAGTCTTCCCCAATATCAGGGTAATAGGGAATTATCTTTTATAGATAACCAACTTTTAAACATAATGGAGAAAATCTATGAGCAGGCAGCTCCCTCAAAAAAGTACAGGAACGTCCTTTGCCATCGTGATCTTTGGGCGggtaatattttctttcctCCGGAAAGCACTGGACCAGCTTTGCTAATTGATTTTCAGACCTGCCGCTACACTCCCCCAGCATCGGACCTCAATTTTTGTCTTTACATGAATTTAAGTTCAGGAAAACGAAAGCTgattgaaaataaatgcattgatttgtaccaaaaatatttggtgCAAAATCTCACAGACTTTGACCTTGAGGATCTAGCGATTTCGAAATCAGAGCTGACCGAATCCTACGAAGAGTTCCGTTTATTTGGAGTGGTCTACAGAGCTGTGGCCGCCACGGTGGTCAAGGTTCCCACGGAATTTGTTACGAACGATTTCAAGTATGTGGATCGCAGCAAAGTGATCCTATCTTATATGAAAGCGAACCAAGAGTTCGGGTCCTACATGGAGGAGTGTTGTGTGGATGTCATGGAAATGGCCTTGGCCAGGGCAAACATGTGA
- the LOC108064167 gene encoding uncharacterized protein, which produces MDLLSSEEYILIAQRTLSQLEKSNLIVLSSQLDAGSNDLMGYMGEYYKLQLEVEDIGEKKKYFLKYFIKSLPRKNEPQREECERKGVFHKESAVYRHILPKIQKYATKKLFPECYYSRNDILVLEDLTQNYRHLNANESYTLDHYKLVLEHLSELHAASIAWEENENLNIYENYKDVLTELHLDASNSWYTTGLKAIVFLASRHSQYQTSKAQKFIQDRLYNLLTKAEELVEPSKTIRNVLCHRDAWDRNILYHFEDKSSVLPNACCIVDFQIAKYCSPTLDVLFLLYIVASAEVRREIYDECLEHYYKCLESHLERMGLDKNLITRDIFLKECQRTRLAALLIWALTEPQTKMSPSISNRLRSEEPEKFDYYLNVDRSELLLRVMEIQPGYEETILSPIRELVDYLMENEKLYA; this is translated from the exons ATGGACCTACTTAGCTCAGAGGAATATATACTCATCGCCCAAAGAACTCTGTCACAGCTTGAAAAGTCCAATCTCATAGTACTAAGTTCCCAGCTGGATGCAGGTTCCAATGATCTTATGGGATACATGGGCGAGTACTATAAGTTGCAACTGGAGGTAGAGGATATAGGGGAAAAGaagaaatatttcctaaaatattttatcaaaagTTTGCCGCGCAAAAATGAGCCACAGAGGGAAGAATGCGAACGCAAGGGAGTTTTTCATAAGGAATCTGCCGTCTACAGGCACATATtaccaaaaattcaaaaatatg CCACTAAGAAGCTCTTTCCCGAATGTTACTACAGTCGGAATGACATTCTAGTTTTAGAAGATCTTACCCAGAACTACAGGCACCTTAATGCCAATGAAAGCTATACCTTGGATCATTATAAACTGGTTCTGGAACATTTATCCGAATTACATGCTGCAAGTATTGCATGggaggaaaatgaaaatctaaatatttaCGAAAACTACAAGGATGTACTCACTGAATTGCATTTAGATGCTAGTAATTCTTGGTACACTACTGGTCTCAAG GCCATTGTTTTCTTAGCATCCCGTCATTCGCAATATCAAACAAGCAAAGCTCAAAAGTTTATTCAAGATAGACTGTACAACCTTCTAACCAAAGCTGAAGAATTGGTAGAACCTTCAAAGACCATAAGGAATGTGCTCTGTCATCGTGATGCCTGGGATCGCAATATCCTTTACCATTTTGAGGACAAATCTTCAGTTTTACCCAATGCCTGTTGCATTGTAGACTTTCAAATCGCCAAGTACTGTTCTCCCACCTTAGACGTTTTATTTCTACTTTACATTGTAGCATCCGCTGAAGTTAGAAGAGAGATATATGATGAATGCCTCGAGCACTATTATAAATGCCTTGAATCTCACCTCGAACGAATGGGATTAGACAAGAACCTTATAACCAGAGATATCTTTTTGAAAGAGTGCCAACGAACTCGATTAGCAGCCCTACTTATTTGGGCTCTCACCGAGCCTCAGACCAAAATGTCCCCCAGCATTTCAAATAGATTGCGATCCGAAGAACCTGAAAAGTTTGACTATTATCTCAACGTCGATCGGAGTGAACTGTTACTAAGGGTAATGGAGATTCAACCTGGTTATGAGGAGACTATCTTGTCGCCCATCAGAGAACTGGTGGATTATCTCATGGAGAATGAGAAATTGTATGCTTAG